One window of the Tetragenococcus koreensis genome contains the following:
- a CDS encoding UbiX family flavin prenyltransferase, producing MEKRKKRIIIGITGASGTAYAIDLVKQLQKDPEVETHGVISSWAKQNLKIESSLSLHELENLFDYFYSANNMGAKIASGSYLVDAMVVVPASMKTVSAIAYGFGDNLIARAADVVLKEQKKLIVVPRETPLSTIHLENLTKLSKMGVQIIPPIPAFYNQPQTIGDIISHQTMKLLDALGIDNQLNQRWEGNERHDR from the coding sequence ATGGAAAAAAGAAAAAAACGAATTATTATTGGCATCACCGGTGCTTCTGGCACCGCCTATGCCATTGATTTAGTCAAACAATTACAAAAAGATCCCGAAGTTGAAACCCATGGTGTGATTAGTTCTTGGGCCAAACAAAATTTAAAAATAGAATCTTCTTTATCATTACATGAATTAGAAAATTTATTTGATTATTTTTATTCGGCTAATAACATGGGGGCAAAAATTGCCAGCGGTTCTTATTTAGTTGATGCGATGGTTGTGGTACCTGCTAGTATGAAAACCGTCTCCGCGATCGCTTATGGTTTTGGTGATAATTTGATCGCGCGTGCGGCCGATGTCGTTTTAAAAGAGCAAAAGAAACTTATTGTTGTTCCCAGAGAAACGCCATTAAGCACCATCCATTTAGAAAATTTGACGAAACTTTCTAAGATGGGCGTACAAATTATTCCGCCGATCCCGGCATTTTACAATCAGCCCCAAACCATTGGAGATATTATCAGCCACCAAACCATGAAACTCTTAGATGCGCTGGGAATTGATAACCAACTGAACCAACGTTGGGAAGGAAATGAGCGCCATGACCGCTAA
- a CDS encoding amino acid decarboxylase, with product MTAKSFQIIAADFTMTSEVKIIGKDLLITVTGGDTPHIGTVTTITKETTCQTIRFPSHDGRFHKDDVLAETIARVIQPDLPGNCTITAGVHVNGISQKQIKASFTMAEKLGEKLRNWLQETSFDVADPIYKK from the coding sequence ATGACCGCTAAGTCTTTTCAAATAATTGCTGCCGATTTTACTATGACTTCAGAAGTAAAAATCATTGGTAAAGACTTATTGATCACAGTAACTGGCGGTGATACGCCTCATATTGGCACAGTCACCACAATTACCAAAGAAACAACGTGCCAAACCATCCGATTTCCCAGTCATGATGGACGTTTTCATAAAGATGATGTCTTAGCAGAAACCATTGCACGTGTGATCCAACCAGATTTACCGGGAAATTGTACTATCACTGCAGGTGTGCATGTGAATGGCATTAGTCAAAAACAGATTAAAGCTTCTTTTACGATGGCTGAAAAATTGGGAGAAAAATTACGAAACTGGCTACAAGAAACCAGTTTTGACGTAGCTGATCCGATTTATAAAAAATGA
- a CDS encoding UbiD family decarboxylase, whose protein sequence is MSEQPYDLRKVLEELKQFPNQYHETDKPIDPNADLSGVYRYIGAGGTVMRPTQEGPALTFNTIEGFPNTRVSIGTMASRKRVGEILHHDYKTLGKLLYQSVEHPVKPIKVDKEQAPAQEVVHLATDDDFDIRKILPAPTNTPEDAGPYITMGVVLGSDPDKTMTDVTIHRMVLEDKDTIGMYIMPGGRHIGHFQKQFEAENKPMPITINIGLDPAIAIGTTFEPPTTPLGYNELWIAGALRDEPVQLVDATSVNEVGIARSEFTIEAEILPNQTMQEDINTNTGKAMPEFPGYNGDANPAVNVVKVKAVTHRKDRPIMQTTIGPSEEHVSMAGIPTEASILGLVEKAIPGKVLNVYNPPAGGGKLMTIMQINKENEADEGIQRQAAILALSSFKELKTVILVDEDVDIFDMNDVMWTLNTRFQGDKDVVVIPGMRNHPLDPSERPQYNPGTIRFKGMSAKTILDGTVPFDMKDQFQRAQFKEVPNWEDYLNDSN, encoded by the coding sequence ATGAGCGAACAACCTTACGATTTACGTAAAGTACTAGAAGAATTAAAACAATTTCCCAACCAATATCACGAAACTGATAAACCGATTGATCCAAATGCTGATTTATCAGGCGTCTATCGTTATATTGGTGCGGGCGGCACAGTCATGCGTCCTACACAAGAAGGGCCTGCCCTGACTTTTAACACTATTGAAGGATTTCCTAATACAAGAGTTTCCATTGGGACAATGGCGAGTCGCAAACGGGTAGGAGAAATTCTGCACCACGATTATAAAACTTTAGGCAAATTGCTTTATCAATCGGTAGAACATCCCGTTAAACCTATTAAAGTAGATAAAGAACAAGCACCGGCACAAGAAGTCGTTCATCTAGCAACCGATGACGATTTTGACATTCGTAAAATTTTACCTGCGCCTACTAACACCCCAGAAGATGCGGGGCCTTATATCACAATGGGCGTTGTCTTAGGTTCTGATCCAGATAAAACAATGACTGACGTCACGATCCACCGTATGGTTTTAGAAGATAAAGATACGATTGGCATGTACATTATGCCAGGTGGGCGTCATATCGGACACTTTCAAAAACAATTTGAAGCTGAAAATAAACCCATGCCTATCACTATCAATATTGGACTAGATCCGGCGATTGCGATTGGAACAACGTTTGAACCACCAACCACACCGTTAGGTTACAACGAGTTATGGATAGCAGGTGCTTTACGGGATGAACCCGTCCAATTAGTAGACGCTACTTCCGTTAACGAAGTGGGCATTGCTCGTAGCGAATTTACCATTGAAGCTGAAATTTTACCTAATCAAACCATGCAAGAAGACATTAATACCAATACCGGTAAAGCGATGCCCGAATTTCCTGGTTACAATGGCGATGCCAACCCAGCCGTCAATGTGGTGAAAGTAAAAGCTGTTACCCATCGAAAAGATCGCCCAATTATGCAAACGACAATCGGTCCTAGCGAAGAACATGTTTCTATGGCAGGTATTCCAACTGAAGCAAGTATTCTTGGCTTAGTTGAAAAAGCTATTCCAGGTAAAGTTTTGAATGTCTATAATCCGCCAGCTGGTGGTGGCAAGCTAATGACCATTATGCAAATCAACAAAGAAAATGAAGCAGATGAAGGGATCCAACGACAAGCGGCTATCTTAGCCTTATCCTCATTCAAAGAATTAAAAACCGTCATCCTTGTCGATGAAGACGTGGATATTTTTGATATGAACGATGTGATGTGGACCTTAAATACACGCTTTCAAGGGGATAAAGATGTCGTTGTTATTCCCGGGATGCGTAACCATCCACTCGATCCATCCGAACGGCCGCAATATAATCCAGGGACCATTCGTTTTAAAGGAATGAGTGCTAAAACCATTCTTGATGGCACGGTACCTTTTGATATGAAAGATCAATTTCAACGTGCCCAATTTAAAGAAGTTCCTAATTGGGAAGATTACTTAAACGATTCTAATTAA